A genomic segment from Aspergillus puulaauensis MK2 DNA, chromosome 1, nearly complete sequence encodes:
- a CDS encoding uncharacterized protein (COG:S;~EggNog:ENOG410PTQG) gives MSIFNSPHKVKRLVLAGAVTATTIAGTLYGAGIKTEREVTQHVQKTREITFDERIESLRNTRQNLAGKKELVEKQMRDLDARIEERKQKGVDSKRG, from the exons ATGTCTATCTTTAATTCACCGCATAAGGTAAAAcgcctcgtcctcgccggcgCGGTGACCGCCACCACGATTGCCGGGACACTCTACGGCGCTGGTATCAAGACTGAACGGGAGGTTACTCAA CACGTACAAAAGACCCGGGAAATTACGTTCGATGAGCGAATCGAATCTCTCCGAAACACACGCCAAAATCTCgctgggaagaaagagctTGTCGAAAAGCAGATGCGTGATCTAGACGCCAGGATCGAAGAAAGGAAGCAAAAGGGCGTCGATAGTAAGAGAGGATAA
- a CDS encoding uncharacterized protein (COG:K;~EggNog:ENOG410PS2T;~InterPro:IPR036236,IPR013087;~PFAM:PF00096), translated as MDLASLISQPDAEPGMTVKSRYSPPAFEPGSFYPSASAFRSQAPLSPPVEDKAPRCSLPSISSLLDSADGASTHAAKRQRLSSPSQRDLDARPAFEKNQSGAAPVRLPPTPPLRPGSGFHSTTHSPSSSISSATNQMVKTEYPQPPVTLASPTDRSSISSQGSAPHHHAPGPYASPAPSVPSYSSPVEPSPSNMYYQRPASSGAYQSAPPPPPPSSHHQPMISPVTPAWQHHHYFPPSTNTPYQQNHDRYICRTCHKAFSRPSSLRIHSHSHTGEKPFRCTHAGCGKAFSVRSNMKRHERGCHTGRAVATAMV; from the exons ATGGATCTCGCCAGCCTCATCTCTCAGCCGGATGCCGAGCCCGGCATGACTGTCAAGTCTCGATATAGTCCTCCTGCCTTTGAGCCCGGCTCCTTCTACccttcagcttcggcttTCCGGTCACAGGCGCCGCTATCTCCTCCAGTCGAGGACAAGGCCCCTCGCTGTTCGCTGCCATCTATCTCTTCGCTTCTTGATAGTGCTGATGGCGCATCAACACATGCTGCAA AGCGCCAACGGTTGAGCTCCCCTTCACAGCGTGACTTGGATGCGCGCCCAGCTTTCGAAAAGAACCAGTCTGGCGCCGCTCCAGTCCGCTTGCCTCCCACTCCGCCATTGCgtcctggctctggcttcCACAGCACTACGCACTCGCCCTCCAGCTCAATCTCATCCGCAACAAACCAGATGGTCAAGACCGAGTACCCTCAACCACCAGTGACTCTGGCGAGCCCAACCGACAGGTCATCCATCTCAAGCCAAGGCTCCGCACCTCACCACCACGCTCCGGGCCCCTacgcctctccagctccaagcGTTCCCTCCTACTCATCCCCCGTCGagccatcaccatcaaacaTGTACTACCAGCGCCCGGCCTCGTCCGGGGCATACCAAAGCGCTCCTCCCCCGCCACCACCTTCATCACACCACCAACCGATGATCTCCCCAGTAACACCGGCctggcaacaccaccactacTTCCCACCATCAACCAACACACCCTACCAGCAGAACCATGACCGATATATCTGCCGCACATGCCACAAGGCCTTCTCGCGACCCTCTAGCCTGCGAATTCACTCTCACAGCCATACCGGCGAGAAGCCCTTCCGCTGTACACATGCCGGGTGCGGGAAAGCCTTCAGCGTGCGAAGCAATATGAAGCGCCACGAACGTGGCTGCCACACTGGCCGTGCCGTCGCCACTGCAATGGTgtag
- the SMC5 gene encoding DNA repair ATPase SMC5 (BUSCO:EOG0926071Q;~COG:B,D,L;~EggNog:ENOG410PGSX;~InterPro:IPR003395,IPR027417,IPR027131;~PFAM:PF13476,PF02463;~go_component: GO:0030915 - Smc5-Smc6 complex [Evidence IEA];~go_process: GO:0000724 - double-strand break repair via homologous recombination [Evidence IEA];~go_process: GO:0006281 - DNA repair [Evidence IEA];~go_process: GO:0007062 - sister chromatid cohesion [Evidence IEA]), translated as MPSLSTVPQRRQRSDEDDETDASGTASSSPAPTPSSNSKRPRIQQDESESAGSEVSDVDAAAETDDENDSAEDDSATATQTNSQRQSQGPARHPRAAVNGVQNQVSQEGYKSGAIVRIKVTDFVTYTSAEFFPGPKLNMVIGPNGTGKSTLVCAICLGLGWGPQHLGRAKDIGEFVKHGCREATIEIELAGGPNHRRNPVISRTIKREGNKSTFTLNGRPSGMREVLRLAHSFAIQVDNLCQFLPQDKVSEFAALTPIELLNSTQRAAAGAEMVELHENLKSLRAEQKSLQSNNEADRDLLSNLENRQEMQRADVERVRQRAQIKKQIEVLEMVRPVVQYKALHRKFDAVREDRRACQHELEELEAELEPVMRSVKEKEGYCKQVDDVIKHKQRKFDDAERAATDIGKRVEQYEQSMKDMEAEIEAERKSSVNYRQEGIKITQAINRLNRQLNEEPIEFDANWYNDQIREKRREQREFEDKGDEIKGRRRPLQEKLAEPTRLLKQAEQQLQGLDSRSGQQERKLRQASYDSQKAYEWLLNNQDKFEKEVFGPPIVTCSIKDPRYTNHVESLLQRTDYTAFTVQSRNDFRNLQRYLIRDLKLQDISIRTSSIPLGNLQAPLHDDQLRNMGFQGWAKDFLNGPEPVLAMLCSENRLHQTPISLRDISDQTYTALENSSITSWVAGKQAYQIVRRREYGPGASSTRVRQVRPAKVWTSQPVDTLAKGELQARIQELRDDIKNVEDEIESDRASLAELGREYEKVQRERDELESEKARKQTAYTDFRAIPERIRQQEAKKKANDDYFARIRAKVLDIRNKQDRLSIEKAEAIIEYADAVETLRELEEEVIKLTMWKVEGISDLEILKGRTSDHNERLQAKGEEVKQKTQEVAEMAQETKRVGKEARKVAAHLKEKPELEEMGKQIYDSHTVTELEAEIDSEKARLELTHGGPSNVVQEFEERERQIERLRGKLTDFHNKLADFNHAINEIRGKWEPRLDSIIKSVSDAFSDSFARIGCAGQVSLDKAGEELGPDGQPSGNDFDQWSIQVHVKFREHESLSLLDSHRQSGGERAVSTIFYLMALQSLSASPFRVVDEINQGMDPRNERMVHERLVDIACAPSEDGGGGGQYFLITPKLLSGLVYKPGMRVLCIVSGEHMPGDHNLIDFGAAVKNMRAITARSRGRAIGGTASQSTVVA; from the exons ATGCCTTCCCTGAGCACGGTTCCtcaacgccgccaaaggtccgatgaagatgatgaaacTGATGCATCTGGCACGGCGTCCTCCTCCCCGGCCCCCACTCCCTCAAGCAACAGCAAACGCCCGAGGATACAACAAGATGAAAGTGAATCTGCTGGATCTGAGGTTTCCGATGTTGACGCTGCGGCTGAAACGGATGACGAGAATGACAGTGCAGAAGATGACTCCGCAACTGCCACTCAGACGAATAGCCAGCGCCAGAGTCAGGGCCCAGCAAGACATCCAAGGGCCGCGGTGAACGGTGTGCAAAATCAGGTCTCGCAGGAAGGGTACAAGTCTGGTGCTATTGTTCGTATCAAGGTCACTGATTTCGTGACCTACACGTCCGCGGAGTTCTTCCCTGGGCCGAAACTGAACATGGTCATTGGACCAAATGGAACGGGGAAGAGTACGCTTGTTTGTGCTATCTGTCTTGGTTTGGGATGGGGGCCGCAG CATCTCGGACGCGCGAAGGATATCGGCGAGTTTGTTAAGCATGGATGCAGAGAGGCAACGATTGAAATTGAGCTCGCAGGTGGCCCGAATCACCGACGGAATCCTGTCATCAGCCGGACCATCAAGCGAGAGGGCAACAAAAGCACGTTTACGTTGAACGGGAGGCCATCTGGTATGCGAGAAGTATTAAGACTTGCCCATTCATTCGCTATTCAAGTCGACAATTTGTGTCAGTTTCTGCCGCAAGATAAAGTTAGCGAGTTTGCTGCACTCACGCCGATTGAACTGCTTAACTCGACGCAGCGGGCTGCTGCCGGTGCGGAAATGGTGGAGCTACACGAAAACTTGAAAAGCTTACGAGCTGAGCAGAAGAGCCTTCAGTCGAACAACGAGGCTGACCGAGATCTACTTTCGAATCTCGAAAATCGACAAGAAATGCAGCGGGCAGATGTCGAAAGGGTCCGTCAGCGAGCGCAGATCAAGAAACAGATCGAAGTGTTGGAAATGGTCCGACCCGTCGTCCAATACAAGGCGCTCCATAGGAAATTCGACGCTGTGAGGGAGGACAGAAGGGCCTGTCAGCACGAACTCGAAGAACTCGAAGCGGAATTGGAGCCGGTAATGAGATCCGtcaaagagaaggagggctACTGCAAGCAAGTAGATGACGTGATAAAGCATAAACAACGAAAGTTCGATGATGCAGAAAGAGCGGCTACAGATATCGGGAAGAGAGTCGAACAGTATGAGCAATCCATGAAAGATATGGAAGCCGAAATCGAGGCAGAGAGAAAGAGCTCTGTGAATTATCGGCAGGAAGGGATCAAGATTACGCAGGCAATCAATCGGCTTAACCGACAGTTGAACGAGGAGCCCATCGAATTTGACGCTAATTGGTATAACGATCAGATT AGAGAAAAACGAAGAGAGCAGAGAGAATTTGAAGACAAGGGAGACGAGATCAAGGGCCGTCGACGGCCATTACAAGAAAAACTCGCCGAACCAACGCGTCTCTTAAAGCAAGCCGAGCAGCAACTGCAGGGCCTCGACTCGCGTTCTGGGCAGCAAGAGAGAAAGCTTCGCCAAGCATCCTACGATTCCCAGAAAGCTTACGAGTGGCTCTTAAACAATCAAGACAAATTCGAGAAAGAGGTTTTCGGTCCTCCGATTGTCACTTGCTCCATCAAAGATCCGCGGTACACGAACCATGTTGAGTCATTGTTGCAGAGAACAGACTACACGGCTTTCACGGTCCAGAGTCGAAATGATTTTAGGAATTTacaaagatatttaattCGCGACCTGAAACTTCAAGATATCAGTATCAGGACATCTTCTATTCCTCTCGGAAATCTTCAAGCTCCATTGCATGACGATCAGCTGAGGAATATGGGCTTTCAAGGCTGGGCAAAAGACTTTCTCAACGGTCCGGAGCCTGTTCTTGCGATGCTGTGCAGCGAGAATAGGCTGCACCAGACACCAATAAGTCTGAGAGACATCTCTGATCAAACATACACAGCCCTGGAAAACAGCTCAATTACATCATGGGTGGCGGGTAAACAGGCCTACCAAATTGTACGACGACGAGAGTACGGTCCCGGAGCTTCCTCTACCCGCGTACGACAAGTACGGCCAGCAAAGGTCTGGACCTCCCAACCTGTTGACACATTAGCAAAGGGAGAACTGCAGGCAAGGATTCAAGAGTTGAGGGACGACATCAAAAACGTTGAGGACGAAATTGAATCCGACAGAGCAAGCTTGGCAGAACTTGGTCGGGAGTACGAAAAGGtccaaagagaaaga GATGAACTTGAAAGCGAAAAGGCAAGGAAGCAAACAGCGTATACCGACTTCAGGGCCATCCCAGAACGAATAC GCCAGCAAGAAGccaagaaaaaagcaaacgATGACTATTTTGCAAGAATCAGGGCCAAGGTCCTTGATATTCGCAATAAGCAGGATCGGCTATCTATTGAAAAGGCTGAAGCAATCATAGAATACGCG GATGCGGTTGAGACACTCCGTGAACTCGAAGAGGAAGTGATCAAGTTGACAATGTGGAAGGTCGAAGGAATTTCTGACCTGGAAATCCTGAAAGGCCGCACTAGCGACCATAACGAGAGGCTCCAGGCTAAGGGCGAAGAGGTCAAGCAAAAGACCCAAGAAGTTGCGGAAATGGCGCAGGAAACCAAGAGAGTCGGAAAAGAGGCAAGAAAGGTTGCGGCGCATctcaaggagaagcccgagctggaggaaatgggcaAGCAGATATACGACAGCCACACCGTCACCGAACTGGAAGCCGAAATCGACTCTGAAAAGGCGCGCCTTGAACTCACACATGGAGGCCCTTCGAATGTGGTTCAGGAGTTTGAAGAGCGCGAACGGCAAATCGAACGTTTACGCGGGAAACTTACCGATTTCCACAACAAGCTTGCGGACTTCAACCATGCGATCAACGAGATCAGAGGCAAATGGGAACCAAGACTAGATTCTATTATCAAGAGCGTTAGCGACGCATTCTCCGACTCGTTCGCGCGCATCGGCTGCGCTGGTCAAGTCTCCTTAGACAAGGCAGGCGAAGAGCTAGGACCGGACGGCCAGCCAAGCGGGAACGACTTCGACCAATGGTCCATCCAGGTGCACGTCAAGTTCCGAGAGCACGAGAGCCTGTCTCTTCTAGATTCGCATCGCCAATCCGGTGGAGAGCGAGCCGTCAGCACAATATTCTACCTCATGGCCCTGCAGTCTCTCTCCGCATCGCCATTCCGCGTCGTCGACGAAATTAACCAAGGAATGGACCCGCGAAACGAACGCATGGTCCACGAGCGCCTCGTCGATATTGCGTGTGCGCCGAgcgaagacggcggcggcggcggtcaGTACTTCCTCATCACGCCCAAGCTACTCAGCGGCCTCGTCTATAAACCCGGTATGAGAGTTCTATGCATCGTCAGCGGTGAACATATGCCCGGGGATCACAACCTCATCGACTTTGGTGCGGCCGTGAAAAACATGCGAGCCATTACGGCGCGGTCGAGGGGAAGAGCCATTGGCGGCACTGCTTCGCAGTCAACTGTTGTTGCTTAA